A window of Chloroflexota bacterium genomic DNA:
ATGCCCTTCTCCTGCGCCAGCCGCAGTACACTGGCAATGCGGGCATGGGCGTACTGGACATAGTAGACCGGATTATCTGCCGACTGCTTTTTGGCCAGTTCCAGGTCAAAGTCCATCTGGCTATCGGCGGAGCGGGACAGGAAGAAGAAGCGGCAGACATCGGTGCCCACTTCCTCGATAAGCTCGCGCAAGGTGATGATATCGCCGCTCCGTTTCGAGATGCGCACTATCTCCCCGCCGCGGCGCAGCGTGACCATCTGCGAGATGATAACCCTGAGCTGCTCCGGGTCGATACCCATCGCGCCAACCACGGCTTTCATCCGTGAGACATGCCCCATATGGTCGGCGCCCCAGATATTGATGACGGTGTCGAACCTGCGCTTCAGGAACTTGTCATAGTGGTAGGCAATGTCGGTGGCGAAGTAAGTGGGGGAGCCGTCGCTGCGTATCACCACGTTGTCTTTATCCTCGCCCAGTGCCGTGGAGACAAACCAGGTTGCTCCTTCCTTCTCACTGATGTAACCTTCTCGCTTCAGGAGTGATAATACATCATCATACTGACCATTCTGGTAGAGACTGTGTTCGCTGAACCAGACGTCAAAGGTCACGCTCAGCAACTCAAGGTCGGCCTTTATTTGACTGACCATCTTTTCCAGGCCGACCTGCCCCAGCTGCTCGATGGCCTCGGTTTCGGGAAGATTGAGGAATACATCGCCTTTCTGGTCAGCTATTTCCCCAGCCAGGTCAAACATGTACTGACCGAGGTACCCGTCTTCAGGCATTTCCACCTCTTTACCCAGCTTCTGACAATAGCGGGCATAAAGAGAGCGCACGAAGGCATCAATCTGGCTGCCGGCGTCATTAATATAGTATTCCGTTGCTACCTGATAACCGGCCGCAGTAAGGACATTGGCCAGCGTACTGCCCAGAATAGCGCCGCGTCCATGCCCGACGTGAAGCGGTCCGGTGGGGTTCACACTGACAAACTCTATCTGCACCCTGTTATGGCCGATTTCAATATTGCCGTAGGATTCACCAGCTTCGAGAATTGAATCTACCTGTCCGGCCAGCCATTCTGCACTCAGGGTGAAATTGATGAAACCTGGTGCGGCCACGTCAACACGCTCAATCTCGGAAGTACGGGCGATAAAGGCAGTAATATCATTGGCGATGGCGAGGGGGTTGCTGCCTGTAGCGCGGGCCAGTTTCAATGGCAGACTGGAAGCGTAGTCGCCGTGTTCAGGATTCTGCGGGTGCTCCATAATGACTTCAGGCAGAGCGACCGGGGGAAGCTTACCTGACTTCTGCGCCTCAGCGGCTGCCTGAGTTAGAAGTTCGGCCAGTTTGTGTTTCAGCATTAGCCTGTCTAGTTCGCTTCTTATGGTGATATTTGAAATGCCCTATGCAATGCGCTTGCTTTTGCCCGAATTATATCACAATCGGCGCGGGAAAAGGAAAGAACGTTAAAAATAGTGATTTTTCAGTATTGACAAAGATAGTGCGA
This region includes:
- a CDS encoding arginine--tRNA ligase; this translates as MLKHKLAELLTQAAAEAQKSGKLPPVALPEVIMEHPQNPEHGDYASSLPLKLARATGSNPLAIANDITAFIARTSEIERVDVAAPGFINFTLSAEWLAGQVDSILEAGESYGNIEIGHNRVQIEFVSVNPTGPLHVGHGRGAILGSTLANVLTAAGYQVATEYYINDAGSQIDAFVRSLYARYCQKLGKEVEMPEDGYLGQYMFDLAGEIADQKGDVFLNLPETEAIEQLGQVGLEKMVSQIKADLELLSVTFDVWFSEHSLYQNGQYDDVLSLLKREGYISEKEGATWFVSTALGEDKDNVVIRSDGSPTYFATDIAYHYDKFLKRRFDTVINIWGADHMGHVSRMKAVVGAMGIDPEQLRVIISQMVTLRRGGEIVRISKRSGDIITLRELIEEVGTDVCRFFFLSRSADSQMDFDLELAKKQSADNPVYYVQYAHARIASVLRLAQEKGIDYRDGDVSLLTTEPELTLIRKMLLLPELVETMANTLEPHHLTYYAQDLATVFHSFYMQCRVVSPDEALTKARLKLAEAAKAVLSRTLHLMGMTAPERM